A window of the Catenulispora sp. GP43 genome harbors these coding sequences:
- a CDS encoding SDR family oxidoreductase: MTSFTGRVAVVTGGTKGIGRAVAARFEAAGATVVTLARTEPAQAVGRFIAADLASSADIAAAFKTIAAEFGRVDVLVNNAGGARPGRALDYPEAAARAAFDLNVLGVLYAAQCMYPLTPEHGGASIVNIGSVAGTRPSPGTAVYGAAKAALASLTKSLALEWAPRVRVNCVVPGPVLTESLTAYYGGPEAAALVGQGLPMGRMAEPGDIAAACLYLASDEAAQVSGAELLVHGGGEAPRFNRESGAAGPAPAGGK; the protein is encoded by the coding sequence GTGACGTCGTTCACCGGAAGGGTCGCCGTCGTCACCGGCGGGACCAAGGGCATCGGACGGGCCGTCGCGGCGCGTTTCGAGGCGGCCGGGGCCACCGTGGTGACCCTGGCGCGCACCGAGCCGGCGCAGGCCGTCGGCCGCTTCATCGCCGCCGATCTGGCCTCCTCGGCCGACATCGCCGCGGCCTTCAAGACCATCGCCGCCGAGTTCGGCCGGGTCGACGTGCTCGTCAACAACGCCGGCGGCGCGCGGCCGGGCCGGGCGCTGGACTACCCCGAGGCCGCGGCGCGGGCAGCCTTCGATCTCAATGTGCTGGGGGTCCTGTACGCCGCGCAGTGCATGTACCCCCTGACGCCCGAGCACGGCGGCGCCTCCATCGTGAACATCGGCTCGGTGGCCGGGACCCGGCCCAGCCCCGGCACGGCCGTCTACGGCGCCGCCAAGGCCGCCCTGGCCTCGCTCACCAAGAGCCTGGCCCTGGAGTGGGCGCCGCGGGTCCGGGTGAACTGCGTCGTCCCGGGGCCGGTGCTCACCGAGTCGCTCACCGCGTACTACGGCGGGCCCGAAGCCGCGGCACTGGTCGGGCAGGGGCTGCCGATGGGGCGCATGGCCGAGCCAGGGGACATCGCCGCGGCCTGTCTGTACCTGGCATCCGACGAGGCCGCGCAGGTTTCCGGCGCGGAACTGCTTGTGCACGGCGGCGGCGAGGCGCCGCGGTTCAACCGCGAGTCCGGCGCGGCCGGACCCGCACCGGCGGGCGGGAAGTGA
- a CDS encoding cyclase family protein, producing MPLPEQFTDLARRVNNWGRWGPEDERGTLNLITPDRVVHAASLIRSGRRFTLAVPLDEDGPQIGMIEGRDNPKRTMIMVNAQVMGPDHAFRTSDDRVEMGLQACTHWDALAHVSYEGRLYNGFDASEITAEGAAHCGIDKAGPIVGRGVLLDVARALGVPRLGGAAHGRALTAADLDAAAEFGKVEIRPGDIVLIRTGAMTALKAGDKLAYSYPTSGPSMQTVPWFHAHDVAAVATDNVAFEVYPPEREDAQLPVHLLHLVEMGMLQGQNWDLEALAEDCAGDGVYEFFLAASPEPFTRAVGAPVIPVAVK from the coding sequence ATGCCGCTGCCCGAGCAGTTCACCGACCTGGCCCGTCGCGTCAACAACTGGGGCCGCTGGGGCCCGGAGGACGAACGCGGCACCCTGAACCTGATCACCCCCGACCGCGTCGTCCACGCCGCATCGCTGATCCGCAGCGGCCGCCGCTTCACCCTGGCGGTCCCGCTGGACGAGGACGGACCGCAGATCGGCATGATCGAAGGCCGCGACAATCCGAAGCGCACCATGATCATGGTGAACGCGCAGGTGATGGGGCCGGATCACGCGTTCCGCACCTCGGACGACCGGGTGGAGATGGGACTCCAGGCGTGCACCCACTGGGATGCGTTGGCGCACGTGTCCTACGAGGGACGGCTGTACAACGGCTTCGACGCGTCGGAGATCACCGCCGAGGGCGCCGCACACTGCGGAATCGACAAGGCGGGGCCGATCGTGGGGCGCGGGGTGCTGCTGGACGTGGCGCGGGCCCTGGGCGTCCCGCGCCTGGGCGGTGCCGCGCACGGCCGCGCGCTGACGGCGGCCGACCTGGACGCGGCGGCGGAGTTCGGCAAGGTGGAGATCCGCCCGGGCGACATCGTCCTGATCCGCACCGGCGCCATGACGGCCCTGAAGGCGGGCGACAAGCTGGCGTACAGCTATCCGACATCGGGCCCGTCGATGCAGACCGTGCCGTGGTTCCACGCGCACGACGTCGCGGCGGTCGCGACGGACAACGTGGCGTTCGAGGTCTACCCGCCGGAACGCGAGGACGCACAGCTGCCGGTGCACCTGCTGCACCTGGTGGAGATGGGGATGCTGCAGGGGCAGAACTGGGATTTGGAGGCGCTGGCGGAGGACTGCGCGGGCGATGGGGTGTACGAGTTCTTCTTGGCGGCGTCGCCGGAGCCCTTCACGCGTGCGGTCGGGGCGCCGGTGATTCCGGTGGCGGTGAAGTAG
- a CDS encoding Zn-dependent alcohol dehydrogenase, with translation MRAAVFEGGKLEVVDGIEVRGPRTDEVVVRIGAAGLCHSDLSVVNGTIPFPGPAVLGHEGAGIVEEVGTAVTRVKPGDHVCLTTINHCGVCPACSEGRPTMCRATFGKVSKPFTRETQDGGTEKLFAFANTSVFTERVVVKEVQAVPIPQDVPMASAALVGCGVLTGVGAVLNRAKVRIGETVVVIGVGGIGLNAIQGARIARAGRIIAVDTNPRKEEAARRFGATDFLDPSGQDVVQMVKDLLPRGADYVFECVGHPALIRAATDMLAWSGAAVLLGVPRSDAEGTFLVSGMYMDKTIMGCRYGTSHPQFDVERYVDLYRKGELLLDELVTKTYPLEHIHEAIHDLESGSLARGVLLL, from the coding sequence GTGAGGGCCGCGGTCTTCGAGGGCGGCAAGCTGGAAGTCGTCGACGGTATAGAGGTGCGCGGACCGCGCACCGACGAGGTCGTCGTCCGCATCGGCGCCGCCGGCCTGTGCCACTCCGACCTCAGCGTCGTCAACGGCACCATCCCCTTCCCCGGCCCGGCCGTGCTCGGGCACGAGGGCGCCGGCATCGTGGAGGAGGTCGGCACCGCGGTCACCCGGGTCAAGCCCGGCGACCACGTCTGCTTGACCACCATCAACCACTGCGGCGTGTGCCCGGCGTGCAGCGAAGGCCGGCCGACGATGTGCCGCGCGACGTTCGGCAAGGTGAGCAAGCCGTTCACACGCGAGACTCAGGACGGCGGGACCGAGAAGCTGTTCGCCTTCGCCAACACCTCGGTGTTCACAGAACGCGTAGTAGTCAAGGAAGTACAGGCCGTACCGATCCCCCAGGACGTGCCGATGGCCTCGGCCGCGCTGGTCGGCTGCGGCGTCCTGACCGGCGTCGGCGCGGTGCTGAACCGCGCGAAGGTGCGCATCGGCGAGACGGTCGTGGTGATCGGCGTCGGCGGCATCGGCCTGAACGCGATCCAGGGGGCGCGGATCGCGCGCGCCGGCCGGATCATCGCGGTGGACACCAACCCGCGCAAGGAGGAGGCGGCGCGGCGGTTCGGGGCGACGGACTTCCTGGACCCGAGCGGCCAGGACGTGGTCCAGATGGTCAAGGACCTGCTTCCGCGCGGTGCGGACTACGTCTTCGAGTGCGTCGGGCATCCCGCGCTGATCCGCGCCGCGACCGACATGCTGGCCTGGTCCGGGGCCGCCGTGCTGCTCGGCGTGCCGCGCAGCGACGCCGAGGGGACGTTCCTCGTTTCCGGCATGTACATGGACAAAACGATAATGGGCTGCCGGTACGGAACTTCGCACCCCCAGTTCGACGTCGAAAGGTACGTCGACCTATATCGGAAGGGTGAGCTACTCCTGGACGAACTGGTCACAAAGACCTACCCTCTGGAGCACATCCACGAGGCGATCCACGACCTGGAAAGCGGGTCACTGGCAAGAGGAGTCCTCTTGCTCTGA
- a CDS encoding enoyl-CoA hydratase/isomerase family protein, which produces MSEAPERSLEETVRHSLSGGVSWITLDRPEALNAITADQRDRLISLLRQASADPDTRVVVLTATGRGFCTGADLRPRPGAGPAGPGRPAERAEPGPGDVARTIRDGAQALIAAVLDCEKPVIGAVNGIAAGIGAHLALACDLVVAAESAKFIEIFARRGLVPDGGGAHLLTRLVGVHKAKELMFFADDVPAAEALALGLVNRVVPDAVLEKSAREWAGRLAAGPTRALALTKNLVNHALEVDRATAFRQEADAVELNMATHDGQEGVRAFVERRAPEFTGR; this is translated from the coding sequence ATGTCCGAGGCACCTGAGCGCTCGCTGGAGGAGACCGTCCGGCACTCCTTGTCCGGCGGCGTCTCCTGGATCACCCTGGACCGTCCCGAGGCCCTGAACGCCATCACCGCCGACCAGCGCGACCGCCTGATCTCCTTGCTGCGGCAGGCCTCCGCCGACCCCGACACCCGCGTCGTCGTCCTCACCGCCACCGGCCGCGGCTTCTGCACCGGCGCGGATCTGCGTCCCCGGCCCGGCGCCGGGCCCGCCGGGCCGGGCCGGCCGGCCGAGCGTGCCGAGCCCGGCCCCGGCGACGTCGCCCGCACCATCCGCGACGGCGCCCAGGCGCTCATCGCCGCGGTCCTGGACTGCGAGAAGCCGGTCATCGGCGCGGTGAACGGCATCGCAGCCGGCATCGGTGCGCACCTGGCGCTGGCCTGCGACCTGGTCGTCGCGGCCGAGTCGGCGAAGTTCATCGAGATATTCGCCCGGCGCGGCCTGGTGCCCGACGGCGGCGGCGCGCATCTGCTCACCAGGCTCGTCGGCGTGCACAAAGCCAAAGAGCTGATGTTCTTCGCCGACGACGTGCCCGCCGCGGAGGCGCTGGCGCTGGGACTGGTGAACCGGGTCGTGCCGGACGCCGTTCTGGAGAAGTCGGCGCGCGAGTGGGCCGGGCGGCTCGCGGCGGGACCGACGCGGGCTCTGGCGCTCACCAAGAACCTCGTGAACCACGCGCTGGAAGTCGACCGCGCGACGGCCTTCAGGCAGGAGGCCGACGCCGTGGAACTGAATATGGCGACCCATGACGGCCAGGAGGGGGTACGGGCCTTCGTGGAGCGCCGTGCGCCGGAATTCACAGGGCGCTGA
- a CDS encoding class I adenylate-forming enzyme family protein: MTFLALAVRKAARDHGPATALVAGRGPLSLTFQQLNAASEAMAARLAVRGIGQGQVAALLLPASLDYVVAYCALAKVGAVTAGVGAHYSPSERQAMLERVRPDVVIGTEELLTGRLPDAQIIPVRQAEDRREFAAGLPMLGRERVRTAPSARSHDDPETIVFTSGTSGLPKGALFGAKQIAAIAEADNRAQTAPMPLLVATGLNHVGFMTKLAGHLLAGNRLHILSRWRAREALELICGEGVPVIGGVAAQVALLLRVPGLAGYRTDDIRALVIGGGPSPAELVRKARDAFGAAYSIRYSSTESGGLGTLTAFDAPDEELFNTVGRPRADTAISLRDDEDKEVLTGETGEVWIRSASVMSEYWRDPAATRAALTPDGWLRTGDLGLLDDAGCLRLAGRRDDMFIRGGYNVYPQEVEAVLQEHSAVSEVAVVPRPDAVMGQAGVAFVVPRDPAAPPTVEELRLFARSRLAKHKLPEEVRVVPSLPLTAGQKVDRSALRKRIGS, encoded by the coding sequence ATGACCTTCCTCGCCCTCGCCGTCCGCAAAGCCGCCCGGGACCACGGTCCGGCCACCGCTCTGGTGGCCGGGCGCGGCCCGCTCTCCTTGACCTTCCAGCAGCTCAACGCGGCCTCCGAAGCCATGGCGGCCCGCCTGGCGGTGCGCGGCATCGGCCAGGGCCAGGTCGCCGCGCTGCTGTTGCCCGCCTCGCTGGACTACGTCGTCGCCTACTGCGCGCTGGCCAAGGTCGGCGCCGTCACCGCCGGGGTCGGCGCGCACTACTCCCCGTCCGAGCGGCAGGCGATGCTGGAGCGCGTCCGGCCCGACGTCGTCATCGGCACAGAGGAGTTACTGACCGGGCGCCTGCCCGACGCGCAGATCATCCCGGTCCGGCAGGCCGAAGACCGGCGCGAGTTCGCGGCCGGGCTGCCGATGCTGGGCCGCGAGCGGGTGCGGACCGCGCCCAGCGCGCGCTCGCACGACGATCCGGAGACCATCGTCTTCACCTCCGGGACCTCGGGTCTGCCGAAGGGCGCGCTGTTCGGCGCGAAGCAGATCGCCGCGATAGCCGAGGCGGACAACCGCGCGCAGACCGCGCCGATGCCGCTGCTGGTCGCCACCGGCCTGAACCACGTCGGCTTCATGACCAAGCTCGCCGGGCACCTGCTGGCCGGTAACCGGCTGCACATCCTGTCGCGCTGGCGGGCCCGCGAGGCGCTGGAACTGATCTGTGGCGAAGGCGTGCCGGTGATAGGAGGCGTCGCGGCTCAGGTGGCGCTGTTGCTGCGGGTCCCCGGGCTCGCCGGCTACCGGACCGATGACATCAGAGCCCTGGTTATAGGCGGCGGCCCATCGCCGGCCGAGTTGGTGCGCAAGGCCCGGGACGCGTTCGGCGCGGCTTACTCGATCCGTTACTCCTCCACGGAATCCGGCGGCCTCGGTACCCTGACGGCCTTCGACGCGCCCGACGAAGAACTCTTCAACACCGTCGGCCGGCCCCGCGCGGATACCGCGATCTCGTTACGTGACGACGAGGACAAGGAAGTCCTGACCGGCGAGACCGGCGAGGTCTGGATCCGCTCGGCCTCGGTGATGTCGGAGTACTGGCGCGATCCGGCCGCCACGCGCGCGGCGCTCACCCCGGACGGCTGGCTGCGCACCGGGGATCTGGGCCTGCTCGACGACGCCGGCTGCCTGCGCCTGGCCGGACGCCGGGACGACATGTTCATCCGCGGCGGCTACAACGTGTATCCCCAAGAGGTGGAAGCCGTCCTGCAGGAACACTCCGCGGTGAGCGAGGTCGCGGTGGTCCCGAGGCCCGACGCGGTCATGGGCCAGGCCGGCGTGGCCTTCGTGGTGCCGCGCGATCCGGCCGCGCCGCCGACGGTGGAGGAGCTGCGGCTGTTCGCCAGGTCCCGGCTGGCCAAGCACAAGCTCCCCGAGGAGGTCCGCGTCGTCCCGAGCCTGCCGCTGACCGCCGGGCAGAAGGTGGATCGTTCGGCATTGCGAAAGCGGATCGGCTCCTGA
- a CDS encoding flavin reductase family protein → MPAQATAREHHASAGDDTGTIVDVADYRRVLGHFPSGVTVVASEDADGPVGFACQAFSALSLDPPLVLFSVGLASTTWPRIEATGRFCVNFLAADHERLCRAFAVSGGDKFSGVAWRRSELGSPILDGAHGWVDCTIEATYPGGDHAIVVGRVHGLDADGESAPLIFHRGAFG, encoded by the coding sequence ATGCCTGCACAGGCCACCGCACGCGAGCACCACGCGAGCGCCGGCGATGACACCGGAACCATCGTGGACGTCGCGGACTACCGCCGCGTCCTCGGCCACTTCCCCTCCGGCGTGACCGTCGTCGCGTCCGAGGACGCCGACGGGCCCGTGGGCTTCGCCTGTCAGGCCTTCTCCGCGCTCTCCCTGGACCCGCCGCTCGTCCTGTTCTCAGTGGGCCTGGCCTCCACCACGTGGCCCCGGATCGAGGCCACGGGCCGGTTCTGCGTGAACTTCCTGGCCGCCGACCACGAGCGGCTGTGCCGCGCTTTCGCGGTCAGCGGCGGCGACAAGTTCTCCGGCGTCGCCTGGCGCCGTTCGGAGCTGGGCTCACCGATCCTGGACGGCGCGCACGGCTGGGTGGACTGCACGATCGAGGCCACGTACCCCGGCGGCGACCACGCGATCGTGGTCGGGCGCGTGCACGGGCTCGACGCCGACGGCGAGTCGGCCCCGCTGATCTTCCACCGGGGAGCCTTCGGCTGA
- a CDS encoding acetate--CoA ligase family protein codes for MPATSVMTTEQTKVTRRRPAPEDRRHHIPARSLDPEPAPGAPAIALITTGAHTGCPLVTADELGVPVAGWTYCGPGEDGPTFADTVEAFAQADGVGAIAACVDAIGTELDGRALMRAAEAASGAGRPLVVLATGADRVIDAVLRQAGVVRVDGFDQLLDCAATLARFPRPAQRPGAVRVAADSGGAATLLADLARRAGLEVEDAGHVPDVTELAARPGAGMLLYAVTETGASGEWTAAALVEAARESTTPIGVVWCSSGGTETGYRLILQRSPEIATFRTLTNAVAAAKAYYDHCDHRFRIPSLVEDNAMAGVKARQILTSGGAPGSVRKRDTDPAKGLSESQTHQLLRAYGIRTPREQLVTSAAWAVRAAATIGYPVVMKASVAGLPSASAAGLTRTTITSASQVRENFKDLMDSAGRQGYGTLDGVLIGQQITGGVDTMVGIRRDDRFGPAVVVGVGGAYAETLGDVAIRVAPFDAHQAHRMLQELHCLPLLTTAGADLDALADTILRVQRMALDLGDVLEGFDIAPLRVLGRGGGTVALDASARLIVR; via the coding sequence ATGCCTGCCACCAGCGTCATGACCACGGAACAGACCAAGGTGACCCGGCGTCGGCCTGCCCCGGAGGACCGACGCCACCACATTCCGGCCCGGTCACTGGATCCCGAGCCCGCCCCCGGCGCGCCGGCGATCGCGCTCATCACCACCGGCGCGCACACCGGCTGCCCGCTGGTGACGGCCGACGAGCTCGGCGTCCCGGTGGCCGGCTGGACCTACTGCGGCCCCGGCGAGGACGGTCCGACGTTCGCTGACACGGTTGAGGCGTTCGCTCAGGCAGACGGCGTCGGCGCGATCGCGGCCTGCGTCGACGCGATCGGCACCGAGCTGGACGGCAGGGCCCTGATGCGGGCCGCCGAAGCCGCCTCCGGCGCCGGGCGTCCGCTGGTCGTGCTGGCCACCGGAGCCGACCGGGTGATCGACGCGGTCCTGCGGCAGGCCGGCGTGGTCCGGGTGGACGGCTTCGACCAGCTGCTGGACTGCGCCGCGACCCTCGCACGCTTCCCGCGTCCGGCGCAGCGTCCCGGCGCGGTCCGGGTCGCCGCCGACTCCGGCGGCGCCGCCACCCTGCTGGCCGATCTCGCCCGGCGCGCCGGGCTGGAGGTCGAGGACGCCGGCCACGTCCCGGACGTCACCGAACTCGCCGCGCGCCCCGGAGCCGGGATGCTCCTGTACGCGGTCACCGAGACCGGGGCCTCCGGCGAGTGGACGGCCGCCGCGCTGGTCGAGGCCGCGCGGGAGAGCACCACCCCGATCGGCGTCGTCTGGTGCTCCTCCGGCGGCACCGAGACCGGCTACCGCCTGATCCTGCAGCGCTCGCCGGAGATCGCGACGTTCCGCACGCTCACCAACGCGGTCGCGGCGGCCAAGGCCTACTACGACCACTGCGACCACCGCTTCCGCATCCCGTCGCTGGTCGAGGACAACGCGATGGCCGGGGTGAAGGCGCGGCAGATCCTGACCTCCGGCGGCGCTCCGGGCTCGGTCCGCAAGCGGGACACCGATCCGGCCAAGGGCCTGTCGGAGTCGCAGACCCACCAGCTGCTGCGCGCCTACGGCATCCGCACGCCGCGCGAACAGCTGGTCACCAGCGCCGCCTGGGCCGTCCGGGCCGCCGCCACCATCGGGTACCCAGTGGTGATGAAGGCGTCGGTGGCCGGGCTGCCGTCGGCCTCGGCGGCCGGCCTGACCCGCACCACCATCACCTCGGCCTCGCAGGTCCGGGAGAACTTCAAGGACCTGATGGACTCGGCCGGCCGGCAGGGCTACGGGACGCTGGACGGGGTGCTGATCGGCCAGCAGATCACCGGCGGCGTGGACACCATGGTCGGCATCCGGCGCGACGACCGCTTCGGCCCGGCCGTGGTGGTCGGCGTCGGCGGCGCCTACGCCGAGACGCTCGGCGACGTGGCGATCCGGGTCGCCCCCTTCGACGCCCACCAGGCGCACCGGATGCTCCAGGAACTGCACTGCCTGCCGCTGCTCACCACCGCCGGCGCGGACCTGGACGCGCTGGCCGACACCATCCTGCGGGTGCAGCGCATGGCGCTGGACCTCGGGGACGTGCTGGAGGGCTTCGACATCGCGCCGCTGCGGGTGCTGGGGCGCGGGGGCGGCACCGTCGCGCTGGACGCCTCGGCGCGCTTGATCGTGCGCTGA
- a CDS encoding SDR family oxidoreductase, with protein sequence MADFLAGKVVVVTGAGRGIGRAVALGCAAEGASVVVNDYGVAVDGSAPSSEVADAVAQEIRDAGGQAVPCADSVTTMAGGQRIVQTAVDTYGRVDGVVCVAGILRERMLFNMAEDEWDPVIETHLKGTFTVFRAASAVMRKAGGGALVGFTSGNHAGSVSQANYSAAKGGIVSLVRSAALGLGKYGITANAVAPVARTRMSANVPFDMAEMGEPGDVAPLVAYLLSEAARDVTGQIYTVAGRRIAVWNQPQEIRSMYGEEPWTAESIAKRLPEAVGVETMPMIAKLAAYTKATEERKASETGQDGAAS encoded by the coding sequence GTGGCCGACTTCCTGGCAGGCAAGGTCGTGGTGGTGACCGGTGCGGGACGCGGCATCGGGCGCGCGGTGGCCCTCGGCTGCGCCGCCGAGGGCGCCTCGGTGGTCGTGAACGACTACGGCGTCGCCGTCGACGGCAGCGCGCCGTCCAGCGAGGTCGCCGACGCGGTGGCCCAGGAGATCCGGGACGCCGGCGGGCAGGCCGTGCCCTGCGCCGACTCCGTCACCACCATGGCCGGCGGGCAGCGCATCGTGCAGACGGCCGTCGACACCTACGGACGCGTGGACGGCGTCGTGTGCGTGGCGGGGATCCTTCGAGAGCGGATGCTGTTCAACATGGCCGAGGACGAGTGGGACCCGGTCATCGAGACCCATCTGAAGGGCACCTTCACCGTCTTCCGCGCGGCCAGCGCCGTGATGCGCAAGGCCGGCGGCGGGGCGCTGGTCGGCTTCACCTCCGGCAACCACGCCGGCAGCGTCTCGCAGGCCAACTACAGCGCGGCCAAGGGCGGCATCGTGAGCCTGGTCCGCAGCGCCGCGCTGGGTCTGGGCAAGTACGGCATCACCGCGAACGCCGTCGCACCGGTCGCGCGCACCCGGATGAGCGCCAACGTCCCCTTCGACATGGCCGAGATGGGCGAGCCGGGGGACGTCGCGCCGCTGGTCGCCTACCTGCTGTCGGAGGCCGCGCGCGACGTCACCGGTCAGATCTACACCGTGGCCGGCCGCCGCATCGCGGTGTGGAACCAGCCGCAGGAGATCCGCTCGATGTACGGCGAGGAGCCCTGGACCGCCGAGTCGATCGCGAAACGGCTGCCGGAGGCGGTCGGCGTCGAGACCATGCCGATGATCGCCAAGCTGGCCGCCTACACGAAGGCGACCGAGGAGCGGAAGGCGTCGGAGACCGGGCAGGACGGGGCGGCGTCGTGA
- a CDS encoding TetR family transcriptional regulator, whose protein sequence is MTAQQVRTVDGRIAGKRGQATRARLLECLGEMLVSQPYRSITVIDVARLAGTSPATFYQYFPDIESAIIEIANDMAKDGAHLKELADGRTWSGKAGMLAAEALVDGFLEFWNEHEAILRVVDLATAEGDKRFHKIRMKILNNVTISLADAITELQSAGKADAVMPPTATAGALVAMLASISAHQRVFEAWSIKLAELRAAMIGLVFMGITQKKPVAV, encoded by the coding sequence ATGACAGCTCAGCAAGTGCGCACCGTCGACGGGCGGATCGCGGGCAAGCGCGGCCAGGCCACCCGGGCCCGGCTGCTGGAGTGCCTCGGCGAGATGCTCGTCTCCCAGCCGTACCGCTCGATCACGGTGATCGACGTGGCCCGGTTGGCCGGCACCTCCCCGGCCACGTTCTACCAGTACTTCCCGGACATCGAGTCGGCGATCATCGAGATCGCCAACGACATGGCCAAGGACGGCGCGCACCTGAAGGAGCTCGCGGACGGCCGCACCTGGTCCGGCAAGGCCGGCATGCTGGCCGCCGAGGCGCTGGTGGACGGGTTCCTGGAGTTCTGGAACGAGCACGAGGCGATCCTGCGGGTGGTCGACCTGGCCACCGCCGAGGGCGACAAGCGCTTCCACAAGATCCGTATGAAGATCCTGAACAATGTCACCATCTCGCTGGCCGACGCCATCACCGAACTGCAGTCCGCGGGCAAGGCCGACGCGGTGATGCCGCCGACCGCCACCGCCGGCGCGCTGGTGGCCATGCTGGCCTCGATCTCGGCGCACCAGCGGGTCTTCGAGGCCTGGAGCATCAAGCTGGCCGAGCTGCGCGCGGCCATGATCGGGCTGGTCTTCATGGGAATCACGCAGAAGAAGCCCGTCGCGGTATAG